The Peribacillus sp. FSL P2-0133 genome has a segment encoding these proteins:
- the clpB gene encoding ATP-dependent chaperone ClpB: MDINNMTERTQQAFIGGQELAKDRGNPELTELHLLKALMEQDESLLIRILSESGKPMNLFDIELNKELDRLPEVSGSVSQVYMSTSLQQILTAAEKEMQMWEDEYLSVEHILLASLQVNKTNVNRLFSSYGIDYDKAKRVINDIRGNQRVTSQNPESTYEVLKKYGRDLVAEVKSGKVDPVIGRDTEIRNVIRILSRKTKNNPVLIGEPGVGKTAIVEGLAQRIVRKDVPEGLKDKTVFSLDMSALVAGAKFRGEFEERLKAVLNEIKKSDGKILLFIDELHTIVGAGRTDGALDAGNMLKPMLARGELHCIGATTLDEYRQYIEKDPALERRFQQVLVPEPDVEDTISILRGLKERFEIHHGVRIHDRAIVAASVLSNRYITERFLPDKAIDLVDEACAMIRMEIDSMPSELDEITRKVMQLEIEEAALKNEEDSQSKARLEVLQKELSELQDQANSMKSKWQMEKSALQKVQDKREELEKLRHELEQAENDYDLNRAAELRHGRIPQLQKELETMEDELEKEKQESRLLRQEVTEEEIASIVARWTGIPISKLVESEREKLLRLSDILHERVIGQGEAVELVSDAVLRARAGIKDPNRPIGSFIFLGPTGVGKTELVKALAETLFDSEEHMIRIDMSEYMEKHSVSRLVGAPPGYVGFEEGGQLTEAVRRNPYSVILLDEIEKAHPEVFNILLQMLDDGRITDSQGRTINCKNTVIIMTSNIGSHFLLQSNREDGGIEEEIKDQVFKELRGHFRPEFLNRVDDIVLFKPLTKQEIVEIVDKMVHQLQVRLTEQNIVLNVTEAAKEFIADQGYDPVYGARPLKRFIQKHLETKIARKIIAGTVELKEGITIDHDHDELVLI, encoded by the coding sequence ATGGATATTAATAATATGACGGAGAGAACCCAACAGGCGTTCATTGGCGGCCAGGAACTAGCCAAAGATAGAGGGAATCCCGAGTTGACGGAGCTGCATTTATTAAAGGCCTTAATGGAACAGGATGAAAGTTTATTAATCAGGATTTTATCGGAATCTGGTAAACCGATGAATCTATTTGATATAGAGCTAAATAAGGAACTGGATCGATTACCGGAAGTGAGCGGGAGTGTTTCCCAGGTTTACATGTCAACCTCCCTACAGCAAATTTTGACGGCTGCCGAAAAGGAAATGCAAATGTGGGAGGATGAATATTTATCCGTCGAACATATACTGCTTGCGTCGTTGCAAGTCAATAAAACGAATGTAAACAGGCTTTTTTCATCATATGGAATTGATTATGATAAAGCAAAACGGGTTATAAACGATATAAGGGGGAATCAGCGAGTGACTAGTCAAAATCCTGAAAGCACTTATGAAGTACTAAAAAAATACGGCAGAGATCTCGTTGCTGAGGTTAAATCGGGGAAGGTCGATCCAGTAATCGGCCGAGATACGGAAATCCGTAACGTCATTCGGATCCTTTCACGTAAAACGAAAAATAATCCTGTATTAATAGGAGAACCTGGAGTAGGTAAAACAGCGATTGTCGAGGGGTTGGCACAAAGGATCGTCAGGAAGGATGTGCCGGAAGGTTTAAAGGATAAGACCGTTTTTTCACTAGATATGAGTGCACTTGTTGCAGGGGCCAAATTCCGCGGTGAATTTGAGGAACGCCTAAAAGCGGTGTTGAATGAGATCAAGAAGAGTGACGGTAAAATTCTTTTATTCATTGATGAATTACACACAATTGTCGGTGCAGGAAGAACGGATGGCGCACTTGATGCCGGAAATATGTTAAAGCCGATGCTTGCGCGCGGTGAGCTGCATTGTATCGGTGCAACGACCCTTGATGAATATCGGCAATATATTGAAAAGGATCCGGCTCTGGAACGCCGTTTCCAACAGGTTCTGGTTCCTGAACCGGATGTGGAAGATACGATTTCAATTTTGCGGGGATTAAAGGAACGGTTTGAAATTCACCATGGCGTCAGGATACATGATCGGGCGATCGTTGCGGCCTCTGTCCTTTCGAACCGATATATAACGGAGCGGTTTTTACCGGATAAAGCGATAGACCTTGTGGATGAAGCATGTGCGATGATTCGAATGGAAATCGACTCAATGCCATCCGAGCTGGATGAAATCACGAGAAAAGTCATGCAACTTGAAATTGAAGAAGCGGCCCTGAAAAACGAGGAGGACTCTCAAAGCAAGGCAAGGCTGGAAGTGCTTCAAAAAGAACTATCAGAACTTCAGGATCAAGCGAATAGCATGAAATCCAAGTGGCAAATGGAGAAATCAGCGCTTCAGAAGGTGCAGGATAAACGTGAAGAGCTTGAGAAACTGCGTCATGAACTGGAACAGGCAGAGAATGACTATGACCTTAACCGGGCAGCTGAACTTCGGCATGGAAGGATTCCACAGCTTCAAAAAGAATTGGAAACAATGGAAGACGAATTGGAAAAGGAAAAACAGGAATCACGATTGCTTCGCCAGGAAGTGACGGAGGAGGAAATTGCCTCGATTGTTGCAAGGTGGACCGGAATTCCGATAAGCAAGCTGGTGGAAAGTGAAAGGGAAAAACTGCTTCGCCTATCTGATATCCTGCATGAACGCGTAATAGGTCAAGGAGAAGCGGTGGAACTCGTATCCGATGCCGTTTTAAGAGCAAGGGCGGGAATTAAAGATCCAAACAGACCGATCGGTTCATTCATTTTTCTTGGGCCGACTGGTGTCGGTAAAACCGAATTGGTAAAAGCTTTGGCAGAAACGTTATTCGATAGTGAGGAACATATGATTCGAATCGATATGTCGGAATATATGGAGAAACATTCCGTGTCACGCCTTGTTGGTGCACCTCCTGGATATGTTGGATTTGAGGAAGGAGGCCAACTTACGGAGGCTGTTAGGAGAAACCCATACTCAGTCATATTATTAGACGAAATTGAAAAGGCGCATCCGGAAGTCTTCAATATTTTGCTGCAAATGTTGGATGATGGAAGGATTACAGACTCCCAAGGCAGAACAATCAACTGTAAAAATACGGTGATCATCATGACTTCCAATATCGGTTCCCATTTCTTATTGCAGTCCAACCGGGAGGATGGTGGCATTGAAGAAGAAATAAAAGATCAGGTCTTTAAAGAATTAAGAGGCCATTTCCGTCCCGAATTTTTAAATCGCGTTGATGACATTGTTTTATTCAAACCTCTGACGAAACAAGAAATCGTTGAAATCGTGGATAAAATGGTTCATCAATTACAGGTAAGGTTAACTGAACAAAATATAGTCCTGAACGTCACAGAAGCGGCTAAGGAATTCATTGCGGACCAGGGATATGACCCGGTATATGGAGCAAGACCGCTGAAGCGATTCATCCAAAAGCATCTGGAAACGAAAATCGCCCGTAAAATCATAGCTGGGACTGTTGAGCTTAAAGAAGGAATAACGATTGATCATGATCATGATGAATTGGTCCTCATATAA
- a CDS encoding YjzD family protein has product MRYAWAIFWTFLLVHMTVYVVSSMIGLSYDAAQGTILGLAAAILILIIPAILPAGPAKDSHQH; this is encoded by the coding sequence ATGCGTTATGCTTGGGCAATTTTTTGGACATTCTTATTAGTGCATATGACTGTATATGTTGTTTCTTCCATGATCGGACTTTCATACGATGCTGCGCAGGGAACGATTTTAGGATTAGCTGCTGCTATCCTGATTCTTATCATCCCTGCTATCTTGCCTGCCGGGCCAGCTAAAGACTCTCATCAACATTAA
- a CDS encoding alpha/beta hydrolase, giving the protein MEQRTFQIDDQWNIIYYPERPSGFSVMVIGDRSHFVEKDSSFWLQHPGRLQILEYLKKYGYTLFSSNFHGANWGSPKALDLSLNLYILFMKKEIVNQRVHILAEGTGALLALKLMNELGNKIRSVVLIDPVFSLKAQLEKEKENKFFFKKWLSEVAAAYELDPAECEQHILDTEDSVIAENIPMKVIQVFGSLRKEQASLYRQIQLARKADLQLTYILPEKRYKIPYQIQKFFNENEEIL; this is encoded by the coding sequence ATGGAACAACGAACTTTTCAAATTGATGACCAATGGAATATCATCTATTATCCAGAGCGGCCCAGTGGTTTTTCCGTAATGGTAATTGGAGACCGTAGTCATTTTGTCGAAAAAGACAGCAGCTTTTGGCTGCAGCATCCTGGCAGGCTGCAGATATTGGAATATTTAAAGAAATACGGATACACGCTATTTTCATCCAATTTTCACGGAGCCAACTGGGGCAGTCCTAAAGCACTGGACCTTTCCCTTAACCTATATATTCTTTTCATGAAAAAAGAAATAGTCAATCAAAGGGTTCATATATTGGCAGAGGGGACAGGCGCACTACTTGCCCTAAAGCTAATGAATGAACTTGGAAATAAAATTCGGTCTGTCGTATTGATTGATCCGGTTTTTTCTTTGAAAGCACAACTGGAGAAAGAAAAGGAAAACAAGTTCTTCTTTAAAAAGTGGCTGTCAGAGGTTGCTGCTGCATATGAGCTTGATCCAGCAGAATGTGAACAGCATATCCTGGACACTGAGGATTCAGTTATTGCAGAGAATATCCCCATGAAAGTGATTCAGGTTTTTGGAAGCTTACGGAAAGAGCAAGCCTCCCTTTATCGGCAAATCCAGCTGGCTAGGAAAGCAGATTTGCAACTGACGTATATATTGCCCGAAAAACGTTATAAAATCCCCTATCAAATACAAAAGTTTTTCAATGAGAATGAAGAGATTTTATGA
- a CDS encoding ComZ family protein, producing MSSDKTLEFMGIAMKYFPEAKAKLEASGITFSMEMAEPFMELFKSVMQEAYELGKQDAQR from the coding sequence ATGAGTTCAGATAAAACTCTTGAATTTATGGGGATCGCCATGAAATACTTCCCAGAGGCTAAAGCGAAGCTTGAAGCAAGCGGGATTACATTCTCAATGGAGATGGCAGAGCCATTCATGGAGCTCTTTAAAAGCGTAATGCAAGAAGCTTATGAGCTTGGTAAACAAGATGCTCAGCGTTAA
- a CDS encoding beta-ketoacyl-ACP synthase III, which produces MNAGILGLGRYLPDKIVTNADLEKIMDTSDEWIRTRTGIEQRRIANDDIDTSDMAYQAAKAALKNAEISAEEIDLILVATVTPDQSFPSVACMIQEKLGAMKAAAMDVSAACAGFMYAMITAQQFIKSGAYKHVLIVGVEKLSKVTNWEDRNTAVLFGDGAGAVVLGPVSEGKGVLSFELGADGTGGKHLLQEGDFIHMNGREVFKFAVRQMGESSLSVLDKAGLTKEDVDLLVPHQANIRIMEASRERLDLPLEKMTKTIHKYGNTSSASIPMALVEEMEAGRIKDNDLIVMVGFGGGLTWGAIALRWGK; this is translated from the coding sequence ATGAATGCTGGAATACTAGGGCTTGGCCGCTACTTACCCGACAAAATCGTTACAAATGCGGATTTAGAAAAAATTATGGACACTTCCGACGAGTGGATCCGGACTAGGACGGGTATTGAGCAAAGAAGAATTGCAAATGATGATATTGATACATCAGATATGGCTTATCAAGCCGCAAAAGCTGCATTGAAAAATGCGGAAATTTCTGCTGAAGAGATAGATTTAATTCTTGTAGCTACTGTTACACCTGATCAGTCGTTTCCTTCTGTCGCTTGCATGATTCAAGAGAAATTGGGAGCGATGAAGGCAGCTGCAATGGATGTAAGTGCTGCATGTGCCGGTTTTATGTATGCAATGATCACGGCACAGCAATTTATTAAGTCAGGTGCATATAAGCATGTGTTGATTGTCGGTGTTGAAAAACTTTCGAAAGTAACCAATTGGGAAGACCGCAATACTGCTGTACTTTTTGGTGACGGAGCGGGTGCAGTTGTACTTGGACCTGTATCTGAAGGCAAAGGAGTCCTTTCCTTTGAATTAGGAGCAGATGGAACCGGTGGGAAGCACTTATTACAGGAAGGAGATTTCATTCATATGAATGGACGTGAAGTATTTAAATTTGCTGTCCGTCAGATGGGGGAATCCAGCCTGAGTGTATTGGACAAAGCTGGTTTGACAAAAGAAGATGTGGATCTGCTTGTCCCGCATCAAGCAAACATACGCATTATGGAAGCCTCAAGGGAACGATTGGATCTCCCGCTTGAAAAAATGACAAAAACGATTCATAAATATGGGAATACTTCTTCAGCGTCCATTCCAATGGCCCTTGTGGAAGAAATGGAAGCGGGAAGAATCAAGGACAATGACTTAATCGTCATGGTCGGTTTTGGTGGTGGCCTTACATGGGGAGCGATCGCTCTTAGGTGGGGTAAATAA
- the fabF gene encoding beta-ketoacyl-ACP synthase II: MTKRRVVVTGIGAISPVGNDAETGWKNIIEGKSGIGPLTRLNAEEFPVKVAAEIKEFDIETYINRKEARKMDRFTHYAIAASVMAYNDSKLEITDENAARVGVWIGSGIGGLETLETQHENFLNRGYKRVSPFFVPMMIPDMAAGQVSILLGAKGINSCTVTACATGTNSIGDAFKAIQRGDADVMITGGAEAPITKMSVAGFCANTALSTNPDPQTASRPFDLNRDGFVIGEGAGIIVLEDLEHALNRGAKIYAEIAGYGSTGDAFHITAPAPGGEGGARAMKIAIEDAGLNPEDIQYVNAHGTSTPYNDKYETMAVKEVFGDHANKLAISSTKSMTGHMLGAAGGVEAIFTIQAIRDSILPPTINIETPDPECDLDYVPNQARKGEINAAISNSLGFGGHNATILFKKYQ, from the coding sequence ATGACTAAACGCCGTGTAGTTGTAACAGGTATTGGAGCAATCTCTCCAGTTGGTAATGATGCAGAAACTGGATGGAAGAATATAATCGAGGGGAAATCGGGAATAGGACCTTTAACTCGTTTGAATGCTGAGGAATTCCCCGTTAAAGTGGCTGCTGAAATCAAGGAATTTGATATAGAGACATATATAAATCGTAAAGAAGCACGCAAAATGGACCGTTTTACCCATTATGCAATTGCAGCTTCCGTTATGGCATATAATGATAGCAAGCTGGAAATAACCGATGAAAATGCTGCACGTGTCGGGGTCTGGATCGGTTCGGGTATCGGCGGTCTGGAGACACTTGAAACACAGCATGAAAACTTTTTAAACAGAGGATATAAACGGGTGAGCCCATTTTTCGTTCCAATGATGATTCCGGACATGGCAGCCGGCCAGGTTTCTATCTTACTGGGTGCTAAAGGAATCAATTCATGTACGGTAACAGCCTGTGCAACAGGAACAAATTCAATTGGTGATGCGTTTAAAGCCATACAACGGGGCGATGCCGATGTCATGATCACAGGCGGGGCCGAAGCGCCAATCACAAAAATGTCGGTTGCAGGCTTTTGTGCAAATACGGCTTTATCGACCAACCCTGATCCACAAACGGCTAGCCGTCCTTTTGATCTTAATCGTGATGGTTTCGTAATTGGGGAAGGAGCTGGAATTATCGTTCTGGAAGATCTTGAACATGCATTGAATAGAGGAGCCAAGATTTATGCTGAAATAGCTGGTTATGGCTCAACTGGAGATGCCTTCCATATTACCGCTCCGGCACCAGGTGGAGAAGGCGGGGCAAGAGCAATGAAAATTGCAATTGAGGATGCAGGTTTGAATCCGGAAGACATCCAATATGTGAATGCCCACGGAACGAGTACGCCATACAATGACAAATACGAAACGATGGCAGTCAAAGAAGTCTTTGGCGACCATGCTAATAAACTTGCAATAAGTTCCACTAAATCGATGACAGGCCATATGTTAGGGGCAGCAGGCGGTGTGGAAGCAATATTCACGATTCAGGCAATAAGGGACAGCATATTGCCTCCAACCATCAATATTGAAACACCAGACCCTGAGTGTGATTTGGACTATGTTCCGAATCAAGCAAGGAAGGGCGAAATCAATGCAGCCATCAGTAATTCACTTGGATTCGGTGGACATAACGCAACCATTCTTTTCAAGAAGTATCAATAA
- a CDS encoding DUF2268 domain-containing putative Zn-dependent protease (predicted Zn-dependent protease with a strongly conserved HExxH motif), translating to MGVISTDEWMMKDFNRPVQMMERLKSTFNNTLDSNMIYHHLLKHGMYSPNQKTKLTWKDLKENNAWEKTQSLFTAYKKLWGGPDVPIYIFPLMSSGIWNKKVETKSGLAFKDKLFLFYGTGMAEKEMEALLIHEYHHVCRLHHLKKGEKEYTLLDTMIMEGLAERTVGKYLGTKFLAKWTKLYQEDKLREFWNKHLEEKHMIKRTDPLHDTLLLGAKGYPYMLGYCSGYYLVKNFEKLSVKRSFIIQSEEFLSKKS from the coding sequence ATGGGAGTCATTTCAACCGATGAATGGATGATGAAGGATTTCAACCGCCCGGTACAGATGATGGAAAGACTTAAAAGTACATTCAACAATACCCTTGATTCGAACATGATTTATCATCATTTATTAAAGCATGGCATGTATTCGCCGAATCAAAAAACCAAACTCACATGGAAAGACTTAAAAGAAAATAATGCATGGGAAAAAACTCAAAGCTTGTTTACAGCCTATAAGAAGCTTTGGGGAGGGCCTGATGTTCCCATATATATTTTTCCGCTCATGTCTTCAGGGATATGGAATAAAAAAGTTGAAACGAAGTCAGGGTTGGCATTTAAAGATAAACTATTCCTTTTTTACGGCACGGGGATGGCCGAAAAGGAAATGGAGGCCCTGTTGATTCATGAATATCATCATGTTTGCCGTCTGCATCATTTGAAAAAGGGCGAAAAAGAATACACTCTCCTGGATACGATGATCATGGAAGGACTGGCGGAAAGAACGGTGGGAAAATATTTAGGAACAAAATTTTTAGCGAAATGGACTAAGTTATATCAGGAAGATAAACTACGGGAATTTTGGAACAAGCATTTAGAGGAAAAGCACATGATAAAACGTACAGATCCTCTTCATGATACACTTCTCCTTGGGGCGAAAGGATATCCGTATATGCTTGGATACTGTAGTGGCTATTACCTGGTGAAAAATTTTGAAAAGCTCTCTGTGAAAAGATCATTCATTATCCAGTCTGAAGAATTCTTATCAAAAAAGAGTTAA